A window of Ovis canadensis isolate MfBH-ARS-UI-01 breed Bighorn chromosome X, ARS-UI_OviCan_v2, whole genome shotgun sequence contains these coding sequences:
- the DUSP21 gene encoding dual specificity protein phosphatase 21 isoform X1, producing MTTPLCPFRIQAVRQPAAHGLSQITKSLFLSNAVAAKDKAMLSTNHITTVISVSVEATDMFFEDIQYVKLPLADAPNSRLYEFFDFVADHIHSVEMKQGRTLLHCAAGVSRSATFCLAYLMKYHSMSLLDAHMWTKSCRPIIRPNNGFWEQLIHYEFKLFSKNTVHMISSSMGMIPDVYEKEICLMKLMGVIPDSS from the coding sequence ATGACAACGCCTCTGTGTCCGTTTCGAATTCAGGCTGTCCGGCAGCCTGCGGCCCATGGCCTCTCCCAGATAACCAAGAGTCTCTTCCTCAGCAACGCTGTGGCAGCCAAGGACAAAGCCATGCTGTCTACCAACCACATCACCACCGTCATCAGTGTGTCGGTGGAGGCGACCGACATGTTCTTCGAAGACATCCAGTACGTAAAACTGCCGCTGGCGGATGCTCCCAACTCGCGCCTCTACGAGTTTTTTGACTTTGTTGCAGATCACATCCACAGCGTGGAGATGAAGCAAGGCCGAACGTTGCTGCACTGTGCTGCCGGGGTGAGCCGCTCCGCCACCTTCTGCCTCGCCTACCTAATGAAGTACCACTCCATGTCGCTGCTGGACGCCCACATGTGGACCAAGTCGTGCCGCCCCATCATCCGGCCCAACAATGGCTTTTGGGAGCAGCTTATCCATTATGAATTCAAGCTGTTTAGCAAGAACACTGTTCACATGATCAGTTCCTCAATGGGAATGATTCCTGACGTCTATGAGAAAGAAATCTGTTTGATGAAGCTGATGGGAGTCATTCCGGACAGCTCCTAG
- the DUSP21 gene encoding dual specificity protein phosphatase 21 isoform X2 — MTTPLCPFRIQAVRQPAAHGLSQITKSLFLSNAVAAKDKAMLSTNHITTVISVSVERGDEARPNVAALCCRGEPLRHLLPRLPNEVPLHVAAGRPHVDQVVPPHHPAQQWLLGAAYPL, encoded by the exons ATGACAACGCCTCTGTGTCCGTTTCGAATTCAGGCTGTCCGGCAGCCTGCGGCCCATGGCCTCTCCCAGATAACCAAGAGTCTCTTCCTCAGCAACGCTGTGGCAGCCAAGGACAAAGCCATGCTGTCTACCAACCACATCACCACCGTCATCAGTGTGTCGGTGGAG CGTGGAGATGAAGCAAGGCCGAACGTTGCTGCACTGTGCTGCCGGGGTGAGCCGCTCCGCCACCTTCTGCCTCGCCTACCTAATGAAGTACCACTCCATGTCGCTGCTGGACGCCCACATGTGGACCAAGTCGTGCCGCCCCATCATCCGGCCCAACAATGGCTTTTGGGAGCAGCTTATCCATTATGA